AGCGCCGGCTCGACATCGGCCGCGTTGCCGTGCGCGAAGGTGGCCTGCGGCGCCTCGCCGAAGCCGCCCGGGGCCTCGGGCCGCTTGGCCTTGCGGGCGGGCTTTGCCGCGTCCTTGGCCGCATCCTTGGCCACCTCGGCCGCGTCCTTGCGCGGGCGCCCGCGCTTCGGCGGCTCGGGCGGCGGTTCCACGACGGGCAGGCGGTCGCGGTTCAGCGCCGGGTTCAGGAGCTCGGCGAGGAACGGGTCGAGCGGCTTCAGCTCGGGCTTCGAGGCCTTGCCGGTCGACAAGCGGGGCTTCTTCGGGGCGGGCATGGAACCCATATGGCAAGCCCTGCGGGGGCCGGAAAGGGCTCTCGTCAGCGCATCTTGACCACCTCGTGCGGCTCACCGCACCTTGGCGACCGCGATCGCGTCGCCCTCGACGAGCAGGAAGCCGATGCCGGCCCGGCGCAGGGCCTCGATGGCGGCGTGGCGGCTGCGGGCCGCCGGCCCCTCGCTGCCCTCCTCCAGGCGCCGGATGGTCGAGAGCGAGAGGCCGCTGGCCGCGGCGAGGTCGGCCATCGACCAGTCGAGCAGGCCGCGGGCGGCGCGCAGATGCGCGCCCTGGACGGCCTGCTCCAGGCCCTGCCGCACTGCGCCCTTGGGCGCCGGCCGGATCCCGTCGATGCGGGAATTCAGGCTGGCCCAGGTCTCGATCCGTCCGTCGGCACCGCGCACCGGGACGAACACGCCCCGGAACCGGCCGGTCTCGCCGCCGGCGAGCGCCAGGTGGTTCTCGACCACGAAGGGCTGCCCGGCCGCGACCCGCGCCACGACGTGGTCGCGGGTGCGGGCACGCTCCTCCGGCACCAGGATCCGGGTCCAGTCCTCGTGGAAATCCTGCTGGGTCAGGCCGGTGAGGGTCAGGAGTTCGCGCGAGGCGATGCGCAGGGAATTCGAGTAGGGCGAGGCGTGCATCCAGGTCTGCGCCTGTTCGAACAGGGCCCGCTTGCGGCGCTGCTCCTCGCGGTGCAGGCCGGCCATGCGCTCGGCGTCGGTGACGTCCAGCACCACCCCGGCCACGGCGCGGGGCCGGCCGTCGGGGGTGAAGTAGGCGGTGCCGCGATTCGCCAGCATCCGCAGCGACCCGTCTGGCCGGATCACCCGGACGGTGTGGTCGTTGAAGACCCCCTCCCGCATCACCACGCCGTTGGTCTCGATGACCGGGCGGTCCTCCGGATGGACGAGGCTGAGGAACAGGCCG
This is a stretch of genomic DNA from Methylobacterium sp. 17Sr1-1. It encodes these proteins:
- a CDS encoding PAS domain-containing protein encodes the protein MSRRPLTYGLPAETGSVLDLASRPGADPSGLDFPDRDFLRLIEGHGLTGSWTWDFARNEQVWSPGLYRLLGFEPGSVRADFGLFLSLVHPEDRPVIETNGVVMREGVFNDHTVRVIRPDGSLRMLANRGTAYFTPDGRPRAVAGVVLDVTDAERMAGLHREEQRRKRALFEQAQTWMHASPYSNSLRIASRELLTLTGLTQQDFHEDWTRILVPEERARTRDHVVARVAAGQPFVVENHLALAGGETGRFRGVFVPVRGADGRIETWASLNSRIDGIRPAPKGAVRQGLEQAVQGAHLRAARGLLDWSMADLAAASGLSLSTIRRLEEGSEGPAARSRHAAIEALRRAGIGFLLVEGDAIAVAKVR